Proteins from one Arcobacter sp. F2176 genomic window:
- a CDS encoding peptidylprolyl isomerase codes for MKKLVYTLSIVVSLFSSTYASDILAVVNGGNVTSEVAPNNFKTLDNQTQKNILNKLIEKRLVSDYALKTDIVKSEEYKKVLKHILKMSDENDNKKGNENLADIVKQKSIKGYTQEQLNSKKGLLAFDFLLTQKAEQLLPSDKELEKYYNDRRYKYDTPAQIELLSIVVEKLSLAKEIIKKLQNAKDILQEFSILAKKYSLAPTAKNSGYFGKIPLSVLNSELSPILKDKKRGFFTDNAVKTEFGYEIFYVLNDILEYNSTFEGVKDKVKEEYVQKSVKAWAMNKIRELKESATIKILN; via the coding sequence GTGAAAAAATTAGTATATACCTTATCTATAGTTGTATCTTTATTCTCATCAACTTATGCAAGTGATATTTTAGCAGTTGTAAATGGGGGAAATGTGACAAGTGAAGTTGCACCAAATAATTTTAAAACTTTAGATAATCAAACACAAAAAAATATTCTAAATAAACTAATAGAAAAAAGATTAGTAAGTGATTATGCACTAAAAACAGATATTGTAAAAAGTGAAGAATACAAAAAAGTATTAAAACATATTTTAAAAATGTCAGATGAAAATGATAATAAAAAAGGTAATGAAAACCTTGCCGATATAGTTAAACAAAAGAGCATAAAAGGTTATACTCAAGAACAACTAAATAGTAAAAAAGGATTATTAGCATTTGATTTTTTACTTACACAAAAAGCAGAACAACTGCTACCAAGTGATAAAGAACTAGAAAAATATTACAATGATAGAAGATACAAATATGATACACCAGCACAAATTGAACTTTTAAGTATAGTAGTTGAAAAACTATCTTTAGCTAAAGAAATTATAAAAAAGTTACAAAATGCAAAAGATATACTTCAAGAGTTTTCAATACTTGCAAAAAAATACTCATTGGCTCCAACTGCTAAAAATAGTGGTTATTTTGGAAAAATACCTTTGTCTGTATTAAATAGTGAGTTAAGTCCAATTTTAAAAGATAAAAAAAGAGGTTTTTTCACTGACAATGCAGTAAAAACTGAATTTGGTTATGAAATCTTTTATGTATTAAATGATATCCTTGAATATAATAGTACTTTTGAAGGGGTAAAAGATAAAGTAAAAGAAGAATATGTGCAAAAAAGTGTAAAAGCTTGGGCAATGAATAAAATAAGAGAACTTAAAGAAAGCGCAACTATAAAGATCT